One stretch of Geoalkalibacter ferrihydriticus DSM 17813 DNA includes these proteins:
- a CDS encoding HDOD domain-containing protein, giving the protein MATKVDRQAILEAIKKAPMLSPSASRLLQITAAREHEMAEVIAVVRTDAQLTARVLKTVNSAAFGLLYEITSIDRAVNYLGERMVVGIAIGDCASQLFQKPLVGYESEKGSLWRHDLLTAIAAREVATKCRTPLNPDLAFTAGLLHDIGKALISDFLKGTPEGLLRELEEHLLNDYLEGERETLGIDHPEAGSELARAWHLPQSLQAAIRHHHAPQDAPPEQRPLVYAVHLGDIIAMMAGCGTGADSLRYRLDPSYPEFFELTQDGLFEIILEADTEFQKITHSMAEAKEKLV; this is encoded by the coding sequence ATGGCAACCAAGGTCGATCGTCAAGCCATTCTCGAGGCCATCAAAAAGGCGCCCATGCTCTCCCCCAGCGCCTCGCGCCTGTTGCAGATCACTGCGGCCCGCGAGCATGAAATGGCGGAAGTCATCGCCGTGGTGCGCACCGACGCACAGCTCACCGCGCGGGTCTTGAAAACCGTCAACTCCGCCGCTTTCGGCCTGCTCTATGAAATCACCTCCATCGACCGCGCGGTGAATTACCTGGGCGAGCGCATGGTGGTCGGCATCGCCATCGGCGATTGCGCATCACAGCTCTTTCAAAAACCCCTGGTGGGATACGAGAGTGAAAAGGGCAGCCTCTGGCGCCACGATCTGCTCACCGCCATCGCGGCGCGCGAGGTGGCGACCAAATGCCGCACGCCCCTCAATCCCGATCTGGCCTTCACCGCCGGATTGCTGCACGACATCGGCAAGGCGCTGATTTCTGATTTTCTCAAGGGCACCCCCGAAGGCCTGCTGCGTGAACTCGAAGAGCACCTGCTCAACGACTATCTGGAGGGCGAGCGCGAAACCCTGGGCATCGATCATCCCGAGGCGGGATCGGAGCTGGCGCGTGCCTGGCATCTGCCCCAGTCTCTGCAAGCAGCGATTCGCCATCACCATGCGCCCCAGGATGCGCCACCCGAACAGCGCCCCCTGGTGTATGCCGTGCACCTGGGCGACATCATCGCCATGATGGCCGGCTGCGGCACCGGTGCCGACTCTCTGCGCTACCGCCTCGACCCAAGCTACCCGGAGTTCTTTGAACTGACCCAGGACGGGCTCTTCGAGATCATTCTCGAAGCCGACACGGAATTTCAAAAAAT
- a CDS encoding chemotaxis protein CheD gives MSTLILGIGDLGATKNPDDLVKTFALGSCVAVIMLDPKTRTAGMVHCALPEARINPAKAQERPGYFADSGIPALLREMARHGCDPSGRGFIVKLAGGAKVMDPNDTFNIGKRNLLAAKKILWAHGLGAVAEDVGGNFSRTVTITVHKGEVWLSSPGRPNWKL, from the coding sequence ATGAGTACTCTGATTCTGGGCATCGGCGATTTGGGCGCCACCAAGAATCCCGACGACCTGGTCAAGACCTTCGCTTTGGGTTCGTGCGTGGCCGTAATCATGCTCGATCCCAAGACCCGCACCGCCGGCATGGTGCACTGCGCCCTGCCCGAGGCGCGCATCAATCCGGCCAAGGCCCAGGAACGCCCAGGCTATTTCGCCGACTCGGGAATTCCGGCTCTGCTGCGCGAGATGGCTCGCCACGGCTGCGATCCGTCGGGACGCGGATTTATCGTCAAGCTCGCCGGAGGCGCCAAGGTCATGGATCCCAACGACACGTTCAATATCGGCAAGCGCAATCTGCTCGCCGCCAAAAAAATCCTCTGGGCTCACGGCCTGGGGGCCGTAGCCGAAGATGTCGGCGGCAACTTCAGTCGCACCGTCACCATCACCGTGCACAAAGGCGAGGTATGGCTCTCCTCGCCCGGCCGCCCCAACTGGAAACTTTAA